The Mariluticola halotolerans nucleotide sequence AAGCTCGATGATTCTTTCAATCGCGAGATTGGGCAGATGCGGGGCGGGGAGCGCATTGGGCAGTGCGCCGAAACGCGAGCCGATGGTGGCAACATCGAGCTGCAACGACCCCACAGCAAGCGAACCGGCAATGACCGCTACAGCCATGCCGGGGAATTTGGGCGCGAAGCGGCGAAAGCCGATAATGATGGCAAGGGTCAGCGCAGCGACGAGCAGCGACGACAGATTGAAGCTGTCGCGGATCGACCAGAGAGCGGACATTTTTTCGAGAAAATCGGCGGGGATTTCCGCCCCCGTCAGCCCGAAAACATCCTTGATCTGGCTGGCGACAATGACAATGCCGATGCCGATCGTGAACCCGCGAATGACCGGCTCGGGCACATAGCGGATCAGGCTGCCGACGCGGAGCAGCGCGGCAATGCACAGAATGATGCCTGCGAGGAAAGTGGCGGTGATCAGGCCATCAGCACCAAAATCACGGACAACGCCATAGACCACAACGATGAAAGCGGCGGTGGGGCCACCGATCTGTGTGCGGGAGCCACCGAGGGCTGAAATCAGAATACCAGCGATAATGACAGTGGTCAGGCCTGCGGCTGGATCCACACCGGAGGCGATGGCAATGGCCAGCGCCAGCGGCAGAGCGACGATGGCGACGGTCAAGCCCGCAGCGCTGTCGCGGAGAAAGTCACTGAGACCGTAACCTTCCTGAAATGTGGTGATGATCTTAGGCAAAAACTGGGGCGGCTGCCCCTGAACGCTATGCGACATTAAAAAATGCGACGGCAGCTTTACAGTCTGTCGGGCTCCCCAAAAGAAATGAACGAGGGGAACGCTAGCAAGGCGGAACAGATTCTACCAGCGCGCTTATGGTCGCGGCCCATTGCCCGGGCACTGACCCGCTGAATTGCTGCCATTGCCTGAATGCGGGTGAAAGGGGGGCAGATCGGCCCATTCGCGCAAGGATAGGCTGTCCAGCCGTTTGGGATGTTTTTTGGGTGGAACAGATAGAACCCTTTTGAGTATCCTATAGATAATGTTCATCATTTTTCTCGCTTTCATGGTGGCGCTGATGACTTTTTACCTGTTGCAAGCGATTTTCAATGGACATGAATTTTCAGTGTGTTTAGTT carries:
- a CDS encoding SulP family inorganic anion transporter, whose product is MSHSVQGQPPQFLPKIITTFQEGYGLSDFLRDSAAGLTVAIVALPLALAIAIASGVDPAAGLTTVIIAGILISALGGSRTQIGGPTAAFIVVVYGVVRDFGADGLITATFLAGIILCIAALLRVGSLIRYVPEPVIRGFTIGIGIVIVASQIKDVFGLTGAEIPADFLEKMSALWSIRDSFNLSSLLVAALTLAIIIGFRRFAPKFPGMAVAVIAGSLAVGSLQLDVATIGSRFGALPNALPAPHLPNLAIERIIELLPSALIIAFLAGIESLLSAMVSDKMSGGHHRSNTEVLAQGFANLGSALFGGLPATGAIARTATNIRAGGKTPVAGIMHALIVLVFMLVAAPLVGYLALPALAAVLLLTAWNMSEPDRLKADFSGRRDDVIVILLTLGLTVLVDLTLAITLGTIAALLFRFRRRNVPPPDWQTPET